One genomic segment of Brassica napus cultivar Da-Ae chromosome A3, Da-Ae, whole genome shotgun sequence includes these proteins:
- the LOC106439840 gene encoding polyprenol reductase 2-like → MELGIWTVWLVRAAWIATILLMVIGSIPISKLRLFHELMLIFAGRGKILQPSSSQTICPLLLVLLWRQKWTVPQKYFSHFYVVGVVWTTFLFAMTWMYALKMAPLTGGSHVEHWFKVWRAVFLLLLMEIHVLRRLIESFYVFNYSPCARMNILGYFTGLFLSLSINIAPEVVTFAGNQILKDAKMLIQGSLRKSPSQAKEYIIPHGDWFEMVLYVGLLLASGGTDVTIWLLFGFVVGNLTVAAGETHRWYLRKFENYPANRSAIFPYVY, encoded by the exons atggaaTTAGGGATATGGACTGTTTGGTTGGTTAGAGCCGCTTGGATCGCTACTATTCTTCTTATGGTGATCGGTTCGATACCAATTTCTAAGCTGAGATTGTTTCATGAACTCATGTTGATTTTTGCGGGTAGAGGCAAGATTCTTCAGCCGTCTTCTTCTCAG ACCATTTGTCCCTTATTGCTTGTTTTGTTATGGAGACAGAAGTGGACAGTTCCTCAGAAATATTTTTCTCACTTCTACGTTGTCGGAGTGGTGTGGACAACTTTCCTGTTCGCCATGACTTGGATGTATGCCTTAAAAATGGCGCCATTAACCGGAGGTTCTCATGTTGAGCATTGGTTTAAAGTGTGGCGAGCAGTGtttctactccttctgatggaaATCCATGTTTTGAGACGCCTTATAGAGTCATTCTATGTATTCAACTATAGCCCTTGTGCTCGGATGAACATTCTTGGTTATTTCACCGGATTGTT TTTATCACTCTCCATCAATATAGCTCCAGAGGTGGTAACATTCGCCGGAAATCAA ATCCTGAAAGATGCAAAAATGTTAATACAGGGATCGCTCCGGAAAAGTCCTAGCCAAGCGAAAGAGTACATAATACCACATGGAGATTGGTTTGAGATG GTTTTGTATGTGGGCTTGCTACTTGCGAGTGGAGGAACAGATGTTACTATCTGGTTACTCTTTGGTTTTGTG GTCGGGAATCTGACTGTGGCGGCTGGAGAAACTCACCGGTGGTATCTCCGGAAGTTTGAGAATTATCCGGCTAACCGGAGTGCCATTTTCCCTTATGTTTACTGA
- the LOC106444249 gene encoding auxin-responsive protein SAUR50-like, with the protein MAILKKSTKLAQTTMLRHILKRCSSLGKKNGGGGYEEYDLPLDVPKGHFPVYVGKSRSRYIVPISFLTNLDFQCLLRRAEEEFGFDHDMGLTIPCDELFFQDLTSMIR; encoded by the coding sequence aTGGCCATCCTCAAGAAATCTACAAAACTTGCTCAAACAACAATGCTTAGGCATATTCTGAAGAGATGTTCGAGCTTGGGAAAGAAGAACGGAGGAGGAGGATATGAAGAATATGATCTCCCACTTGATGTACCAAAGGGACACTTCCCAGTCTATGTAGGAAAAAGTAGGAGCAGATACATAGTTCCTATCTCTTTTTTGACCAATCTTGACTTCCAATGTCTCCTTAGAAGAGCTGAGGAAGAGTTTGGTTTTGATCACGACATGGGTCTCACCATTCCTTGTGATGAACTCTTCTTTCAAGATCTGACTTCCATGATCCGATGA